GTGCATCATTGGGGACATCTGCAAGGAGGCCCCTCTGTGGGACCTGATTCCCAAAGTGGTAGCCTCTAGGTGCCAAGCAGACTATCCTTACAGTGCTGTGTTGCCTCCCAGACAATGTCCTCAGCCTGGAGCTCTTCTGAGAAGAGGCTGATGGCAGAGGTGGAAACAGTCTTATAGACCCAATGCCAtatgcttcctgcttctcccacaGCCAGGGTGAACCCCTGTCAAGGTTTTCCATTGATGGTGGAAGATGAGATGTCCCATATACATGTCATCCTTGTGTCTCAGACACTTTTCTAGGGCAAGTTTCCTTTCTGCTTGTCACTGACGTTTTAAACACTGCTTCACTAGCTTGTCTTAATCAGCgtgtttctctttcctcataaaatgaaattattaagaGGCCTTATGAGGTCAAGAGAAGTCAGGTTTCACCTAACTGGGAAGtggaattttaaatcaattttataagCAAGAAGTCCTGTGTATAAAGGCAGCAAATTAAGTGCTTGGGTATTGAATGGAAAGGATTCAATTCAGTAACTCAAAGGAGTCCATGGCtcctggcagaggaagaagtctGGTCTTAGGCTGATTTGATGGATGGCCCAGGACCTGGCACAGAAGATGTGCTCAAAAGTATATGTCCAGGGAATGAACAAAGAGCAAGTGAGTGAACAAAAGTGGGATGGCAATGGGCTGGCAAGTGAGTGGGTCAGTGGGATGGCAATGGGCTCAGGGCTCATGCCAGCCCATGACCTTGCAGACAGCCAACTCAGGGAAGAGTTGCTTCTGGAGCCctaattctttcatctttctaaCCTGTTATCCCTCCTCTGCCACTAGGGACCTCAGAGACCATCCATTCAGCCTCAGCCAACCAGGACGCTAAAGGAGGGactgagaagggggaggggagtgtTGCCAGGACAGCCTGAGAGATGGAGGGCTGAGCACAGGGACATAAGGAGCTCCAGATGATCCTTCCATCTTTCCAGCATGCTAGGAAGGAGTCTAGGGTCTGGCCTGGGCCTGGGTCATAGGGGGGTCTCATAAGAATGTCCATCTCTCTTCCCACTCCCTTGTCTTGAGGCTGAGCCTCAGGCCGCACCAAGCCATCCACAGGCCTGTAGTAGGCTGCTGTAGTGAAGATGATCATATACAAGCAGTAGACGAAGAAGTTGAAGTAGAAGATGCGCTTGACAAATCTGTCCCACTTATCCTGCAGGAGTCGGTTCAGTGGTTCCACCAAAAGCATGTCATGGCGATTCTAAGGGGAGCAGAAAGAGGTGAGGCTTACTCCCCAGCCAGATACCACAAAAATCTCATATCCAAGAGACTTCCGTTAAAGTTCCAGTATCCCTAAGATGGATGAGCCAAAATCAGGTCATCCTAACCTTTGTAGGCCATTGAGCCCAACCCCCAGCCCAAGCTTAAGTTTCTTCAACAAGGTCCCTGTTTAGTGTTTTCTTCAATATCTTTGGGGATAGGAAATTCCTTGCTGACTCGAGCAGCCTGCAGAGAAACACTGTCAGGAAGATCTATTCTCTAGAGTCACGTTGGTCTTCTCTGCTTTCTACCAGTTGTCCCAGTTCTGTACTCAGGGACCCCAGTACGGCATGTTCACCCAAGAGAGCCTTCAGAGATATGAAGATGGCAGCCATGGCCCCAGAGCCCTCTCTTCTCTAGTTCAAACACCCCAGCCTTTTTAGAGCCATTTCCTACACGGGCTAGTCCTCTGGGAACATTTGCATCCAAGATTCTGAGTCCAAGGCCCTGATTCAGCATGGCGGCCCAGGTGGAGGCTGACAGGGTGGAGCAAAGCAGGCCAGGCCTCTATCTCCTCTGGACTTTGCCCCTGTAAACACAGCCTCTACCCTGTGAGCTGTGGCAGCCCCTCATCACTCCATAGACTCCAGCCCCCAGGTTTGCCTCAGGGGCAGGTATCTGCTCAGCAAGGACAGACAGGGAAGTTGTGGCAGGACATACTTTACATGAAGTGGCTCTGGTACCCtcatttggaaacaaaataattaagtaaGATGCCTACCTCAcacctacacaaaaataaattctagataaGTTAAGGAGCCAAACATAAAATAACTACAAAGGAGCTAAACAAAAATATTGCaggatatgtgtatgtgtaatcTTGAAGTGGAAGAGACCGTGCAAAGCAAGATACAAGTCACAGAAGCTACAAATGAAAAAGACTAATTTGACtctcaaaatgaaaatcttttataaGCAAATGATGTCTTATATGAAGCTAGAAGCCAAGagacagactggaagaaaataaaatatttttaacatatgcaATAGAGAAAGGATCAATTCATTCTATGGCAAGTGCACCTGCAAACCAAAAGGAATGGGCCGACAGTCCAGTAGAAGAGATGGCCAAGGACAATGAACAGGAAATCTACCAAAGGAATATGAATGGTCAGATAACTATACTAAAAATTATCTACCTCACATTAGTCAAGAAAACGAGAATTAAGACATCAATAAGATAGCATTTTTGGCCCCAAAAACTTAAATCAGTTTTTGAGAAGATATTGATAATATCCTGGTTGGCAAGGACATGGGTAGATGTATACCCACTGCTAGTGGGCAAGTGAACTGATATAGTCTTTCTGGAGGACAACTTGGCAGtacctattaaaatattaaaacatacatatttcttCAATTTAGCAATTCCAATTCTAGGCATCCTAGAAAAATTCCCAATCCTCCAATGGAAATTTATTCCTCACCCCTACTGTGGAACACTATacagccaggtttttttttttttttaatgaagcaggCCCATATGAACTCATATAAAATGATCTACAAGACACAccattaaatggaaaaattgatTGTTCCACATTTTGTATAGTATGATCCCATTTAATGTAAACAAAATGAAGCTACGTGCTTTTATAtggtataaaaagaaaattatttttgtttttatgaaatatttatgtttttatgtctacctgaaatatttatgtttttatgagAAAATCACCCTACATTATTTGTATGATGAAGGAAAACATTCAGTGGGAATAAACAGGGAGATGAGGCATCAGAGCCTAGGCCCCAGGCAACAGATTTTCACTGATGAAAGGAAAGACAAAGCTAGGGTagggggctggggcagagtgAGGCCCAGAAGCCCACCTTacccaggccccgcccaggcGCACTCACCGGGGTCTCACTGCTGCTGTAGGCAATCACCTCCAGCACTGAGTTCTTCTCACAAGTGTCAATGCAGGACAGGTCATAGAGCGACGAGTGCACGGGCCCGTACGCCCATTCAGTGAACTTCCTGGACAGATGCCTGCACTCAGGCTCTTGGATCTCTCTCTGGAGAATATAGGCCAAGACCTACCATGGGGATACAAAAGCCTGTGAGAGACCAGCCAGCAAGCAGCCCCACCACAAGCACATCCCCACTAGGCCACCAGCTCTGCCTCAACAATAAGTCTGCTTCCTAGCTCAGTCAGAGACTCAGCTTAGCCCCAGGAGAGCCCTCACCTCTATCCATCAGCCTCCTGACCAACTTGCCCCCTGCCTCAGACCTCAACTACAGCCATATCAGATCCATCATCACCTGATCACACCTGCTCACAGCCACTTCACCCTTGGCTCAAGCCACCCCACACCCAGGtgccagcaccccacccccactctgtcTGGTTGGTACTGTTCAGATGTGAAAGTCAGAAATAGTCAGGTGTGGTGCTGACTTCCGCTCAGCATTTCACAATTCCTCTGGCTAACCTACTAGCCCCTGTCCTACACCTTCTGGCAAGTGTCACAGAAGGAGGGCTCTGCAGGGTGGTAGTATCAGGTGGCAGCAAGGCAGGCAGTCCTCTCCATGGCACCCTCAAAATTTGCACCCCTACCTCAGGCAAGACAGCCCCCCCTACCCCGATTTTCCCACTCCTGGCTGCCAGAGCCAGTGGCGTCAGCCCCTTCTTGTTGGTGAGCCCCTCCAGCTTCAGTGTAGGGTGGAGCTTGGCGCCCAGGATGAGAATCTCATTGTACATGCTCGTCACAAACTTGGTATTGTCAGCTGTGTTGTCGGCCACCTCTACCAGTGCATGCAGCACGGTGTTACCCACGGAGTCCCTGGCGCTGATGTCTGCAGGTTGCCAAGAGTTCTGCAGCAGGAACTTCACAATGCCCAGCTGGTTGGTACATGCAGCCAAGGACAGGGGCAGCTCACCTGCGGCCAACACAGGCATAGGATGGGCCTCACGAATAGTTGAGTTTGGTCCCTGGACCACCCAGCCTCCAAATCCCTCTGTCTCCACCCTAAACCTCCCCTTAGTGATTGTCAAAAAGCCAAGCATCTACCACATGGTCTCCCTACCAAAGTAGAAGCCAGGCCGCCCTTTGGTTTTCTTAAAGAAGTCCCCATTGGCTGCAGCCTGGACGTCTGCCCCGTTCTCCACCAGGAGGGTCACGAGCGCCATGTTCCGCCTCTCAATGGCAATATGCAGGGCTGTCTGGCCTGTGGAGGATGGGTGCTATTGCTTTGTACTCACAGTCCTGTGCTTGGACAGGTGCAGGGGCAAGACTTGGGCAGAAAGTGCCAGAAGACTCCCCTGCACAAGAGGAGAGCAGGCCAGAATGCCCAAAGGGGGCCCAAGGAGTCCCTGAGGTAGGAGTAGAAATCCCCAAGGGAACAACAGACTGGGAACTGGAGTAGTCAAAACTGCCCAAGGTCAAGGAACAGTAGCAGAGAGAGTAGCCATGGCTTCCAGAGGCAAAGAACACCAAGTCCACAGAGAGGAGGATAGGACCAGGATGTATATGAAGAGAAACCAAGTCCAGCAGGTGGGGGAGGCAAGGACCCCCTGGAACCAGGAGATGCCATCTCAGTGGCTGGTCCAGGGAGCAAGGAGCTGAGAGACTCGCCTAGGCATGACAATGCCTCCTGGCTCCAGGCATGCTTGCGGACAGAGCCATGCCAGACCCTGTCCTCGTCCTCACCCTTGTAGTAGCTGTCTGTGTAGCTTGCGTTGACCAACTCCTTTAGGCTGTCCGTCTGACGGGCAATCTCCAGGAGCAGGGGGATGGTGTCATTCTGCCCATCATGCAGGTTGAGCATGGCTTTCAGCAGACAGGTcttccctgtctctgggtctGCAAGACAAAGTGAGGGTCAGAGCAGGGCATGGCAGCGGGGCCTCTCCCAGGAATCTGGCCTTCCAGGGCTACCTTTGAACTCGCTGTCCATGAGGTGCTTCTTGCTCTTCTGCAGGAAGAGCAGCAGGCTCTGCAGCTCCTCACAGTTATTCTGAGCGACAGCCTCAAATATCTTCCTGCGATCATAGAGCTTGAGGCTCTTCTCAGATCCAGTAGTCACAGAGTCCTGGGACGGCTGCCTATGGGCCAGAAAATACCTTCATCCAACTACTCTGATGTGCCTTCAGAGCTTGTTGGGGAGCATGACTAAAAGCCAGGGCAaaccaaaaggggaaaaaacatgaTACAAAACCCATCCCTTAGTCTAGGTGACTGTCCAGGAAACTGATATAATAAGAAACCGTGAGGTATATGTGCCCTCATTCTGTCCCCACTCTGCCTATAGGCACCATCTAGAAAGTCTCTCCTGCCACTGCTTCCTCTCCTACCCAAGCCACTCACTTTTCTGCTTGCTTAGGAGCTGGGGCTCTGGAGGCAGGGGTTGCAAAGGTTTGGATAGCCCCTGACAAGTGAAAAAGTGTCCTCACACTACCCAGAGGTTAGCCAATCTATGCACCCTCCCTGACCTGCCTTGGTAGAGGCCAAAGAGCTGGTGGGCTCCTCACTAGAACTGTTCTGCACCTTCTCTCTAAAAGCCTCCTGGTGGGCACCTgatggcttggtcagttaagcatctgccttcagctcaggccatgatcccagggtcctaggatcaagtcctgcattgggctccctgctcagtggggagtctgcctctccctctacccctctccctgttcatctctctctctctctttctctctctctcatgctcactcttgctcataaataaatacataaataaatacataaataaataaataaataaataaataaataaataaataaaaatctaaacatcttttaaaaaaataaataaaagcctccTGGCTTTGAGCTTTTTAACTTACAGACTAAGTGTTTAGGACTGGTGAGCATTCAAGGCCTGGACAGCTAGAGATCAGCCTACATCTAAGATCAGCATATATGCCAGCATCCATGACCATGTGTCCCCAAGCTCCTATGAGTGCAGATGCTAGACCACATGATTGCTGAAGGCTCCCCAGCTCCCTGGTTCTATGACCTACAGCTTATAATCTAGAGCACCATGTGGTATTTCCATAGCTGGGGCCTCAGCCAGGTGACCCAGTTTGGCTCCTGGTGAGGAAGGGGCCGAGGTTCCAGATACAGCTTACCTGGCACAGGTGGGGCCGTCCTCATGTTTCGGGATCATGACAACAGGACTGACTGTGATGGCTGGGCAAGAGGCTAGCTGGCCTTCTTCATAAGAGCAATCCATAGAAGCCTCCTCTGAGTCACACTTTCCAAAAAGTCGGCTGCGGCTCTTAGCCGTAGGGAAGATGTGGGGCTTGGCTGGAACTGGCCTGGAATTAGGGTCTCCATCCAGGGGGTCTAAGCAGGAGTCCTCTTGGGGCGGGTCCTCAGACCCCCCTGAATCGGAGCTTCCCCAATTCTTCATCCTTGCCAGATCTTTTGTGGCCAAAGAGGCAGCCTGCAGGTAGCCACCAAGATCAGGTTTGTTCCCAGCTTGAGGACTACATGACTCTAGTCCTCATTTGCCCTCATTGCTTTTGCAAGGAGAAGCCCCTGTGAAGCAGCCCCAGAGGTTAAACAGCTATTGGCACTAACCCCCCCAGAAATGAAGCTTCCAGAGGTGCTGTACTTTCTAGCTCAGAGCCCCAGGGGTGAGCAGGCCTAGCAGCCCCACAGGCATTGGGATCAGGAGTGATGGGTCCCCCAACCTGGAGCCATCAGGCTCTGAAGGACTTGAATGtactctctcctctctgggtttCAGGTGCCTCATCTGCAAAGTAGGATGATAACCACGGCTCTGCCTCCCTCCAAGATCAGAGTAAGGGGGGCAATGGAAGAGCTGTCACTGACTGTGCACTCCGGGGAGAAGTCTGTGATGAGAATGGCTCAACCCTAAAGAGCAAGGCAGGCTGTGTATCTACAAACAAGGAGGCAGCAGAGACCGGCACACTCCCACTCCTCTGCAATGGCCTCCTGTGCCCTGTGTCCCGTCACCAGCCATGTGCTCAGCTGCCTGTGCTGTTCAACCTGGTGGCTATAACTGCTGAGTCTGTAGGAGATTTTTTGTACTTTTAGTCATTTTTGTGAAATTAGCATATTTCAAGCCTCCTTGAACTTTTAAACTTTAAGTGATTCAGGGCTGGTTCAGGCCTTCTAGGTCTGAACATGTGGAGTTCGGGTGGCAGCTCATGCCAGCACATACAGCCATGAACTAGTTTTGATACTGTTTCCCACTCCCTTCCTAACTTCCTCTCCCACTCTTCCCTCCATCCAGTGGGGCATCCCCTCTCTCTAGTACCCAAAGCTGTCCTGCATCTCAGAGGCCTTTGCTCCTGCAGTACCTCCTCTTGGGGCCCAACAAACCTCCAAGCTCTGTACTGCCCATGCTCCCAACCCCTCCTGAGTGGCCTGAGTTGATTGTCCATCATTCTTCAGGGTCCTCTTTGCACCGTCCATTATGCAGTCTAGCAATTTCTATCCAGCACTGACGTATCCACACCCAGTgacctcctgagcagggagctttcTTGATCCCCctcttgatgaaaaaaaaaaaaatgttgtgctGGTCACTGTGGGGGACAGGAAAGAGATCACATACAGACCTTTTTTTATTCCCATTTGCATAGGAAGTAAGCAAGATTCATGTTCCAGCAGTGGCTGGATTCCAGAAAATGCCACTGAAGGAATGGGAGGCACCCCAAGACCtgcattttcaagtgtacattcAGGCAGTGAACACTCAGAACACATGGCTGGGCCTTAACAATAAATCAGCTATGATCTGATGCCCAGATCCTTGGGGGAAGAAAATGAGGCAGCATCACCACTCCACATCCTGTGAATAAGATAGACCCATTTTCCCTCCTGCCTGTTGTTCCACTTTGAGGAGGGCCTGAGTATTTCTCTGGGTCATCCATCAGATGGAAACTCTGCAGCAGGAAGTGTTCCCAGCCACAGAGAATCCCATTTCCAACCACTCACCCATTTGTTCATTCCATCACTCAATACCCATCTGCTGAATCCTACTGGGTATCCAGGCCTGTGCTGGGGGTACAGAGAGCATTCAGGCCCCATCTAAGACAGAAACCAGGTGCTGGCTGAGGCAGGGATATCACAGGAGGGGGGGGCCAGGGTCCTGAAGAAGGATTCTGGAGGAAGTGACAGAGGATCTGGGCCTGGAAGGAGAGCAGGGTTGGTCTGGGACTGAAGGAAGAGGATGGGGATCCCAGAATACCTGATGGAGAGCAAGCCAGTGGACTGGGAGGCAGGCAGTCGGGTTGGAACCAAATGGCTACTGTCCTTGAATGTCAAGGAACAGGATGTGGATGTTATTGTGTAGATGGCAGGAAGCCATGAGAAGCTTCAGATGAATGAACACCAGCAGTCGTCTATGCTTTCAGAAGATAACTCTCTGGTCAGGATTGTTCATACTAAGGGGAGCCTGTCCCCTTTAAAAGGCACAGGAGATGagtaagaatgaaaataattgacATGCTTGAGCCTGTGCTGTGCCAAGATGGTGTTCTAGCACTTCCCATGCACTCACTTCACTTTCATATCTCTAAGAGGTAaatatttgacagatgaggaaactcagacACAGTGGTTACACAAGGCCACACAGGCAGAGTGGGGACCTGGATTGGACACGCAGTAGCCTGACCCCAGAGCATCTCCAGCACTCCACCACCTCTCTGAAGGCTCAGGCTCTTCTCAGCCATTAAACTCAGCCCTAGGTCTCAcctcagggtggggtgggggcagatcAGACCAGggtcccccagccctgggccaggcaggcagaGATGGTGCCCTTTCAATCAGAAGCCCCAGCCTGTAGCACCTTCCTGCTCAAACAAGCATCCCTAAAAGCTCAAAGCCCAAAATGAAGTATAAGTAAGATGTGGCCATATGCCAGGCCTGGCTCTCCCAGGGCTGACCCCTTGGATGGGACTGGccacaaaatgaagaataaacctGCTGCCTGACTCACAGCTCTTAACATCCCAACAAGAGTACCCATTAGCAGGAGCCTCCACAAAACCTTTCCATGGTATTTCTTTTTGCCTCTTCCTCTGGTCTGAATATAAccaaacccaagaaacaaaccCCAAATCTGTGCTGCATGCCTCGCACCTAATTCCCTACTGGAAACCAAGCTTCttcaggagcagagggaaggacagggacCAAGAAGCCATTTGCTCTGGGTTGTGGGGTAGACAGGGACAGGGTAGTCTGTCCAGCACATGAGCTCCATGGCAATGTACCTGTCACAGTGGAATGTTCTACAATGATGGGGGAATTTCCAACCATGACTTGGAGTGTCTGATGGAGATGGTGGTTCTGGTTTATGTAAGATTCACAAATAGCAATCTGGACTAAAGGACAGACCTGAAAAAGTGACCCTGCTTAGCAAAGACTTGGTTTAGCCTCTGGGTTTTTCTCAACTCCAGAGCCAGGGAGGACAATGCCCACCATCCAGGAGAAGCCTCTATTTTCTCCCCAATCCAGATGAGACATCCTGGGTGCggctctcctgctccctctctgctcAAAGCATCTGTCTGCCTCTAGCCTCCCTGCAGGCTCTTGGGAGCTGGTCCAGGACCCAACCCAGATCATCTTTGCCCTGTTGGCCTACATGAGTATTTCCTAAAGAGATATGGAGATCTGGGAATACCCAAACTATGGATGAAGATCCAGAAGAACTCTACCCAAAACATAGAATAAGTGGAGCCTAGACAAGAACCCAGGACTCCTGCTTCCCAGCCCAGCACCGCTTCAGTCCAGAGAGGGCAATCCAGTGAAACCTCCAGCCACAAACCACTGGCCTCGGCAGGAGCCATGGCCTCTTCACTCCAGGATGGATGTCCAGGATGACTCTGGTGCAAATGATACACATTGACAATAGCAACCTCCACTATCACTTGCCAAGTGTTTACGATTAGCCACGCTAAGTGCACCACAGCTGTAGCTTCACTTAAGTGTCACCACCACATTTGAAGCAGCCACTGTTATTATCCTGTGTTCAGAGGGGGTAAATGAGGTGCTGAGAGGCTAGTTGAACTGTGCATAGTCACACAGCTAGACAGATGAAAGGCTCAGCTTCTGACAGCTCACTATGCCATTCTAAAAGCTAACATCTACATTAGCCatcaaacaataaaaaagactCACCAGCTAGACTCAGGCACACTCCAGACACGGCAGGTACCAGCAAGCTCCAAGGCCGTTGTTATTTGAAGGGAGAGTTGGATTCGTGTGGGGAGAAGAGTTGCCTCCCCTGCCTCTGTGAGGGTCCTTGGCCTCTCCCCAGGTCGCGGTTGTTCTGCGCTGGCAGGGATGAACCGTGGGTATGCTCTGGCACTCAAGGAAAATGCTTCCAGCAATGGCAGCAGCTGCTGTTGCCGTGGCTCTGATTCCCAGAGGATCCCAGAGCTTTTCCCATCATTTTTGCCCTTTTTCAGAAACCACTTAGCGGCTGCCCCGCCTCCAGCCATGCCAGGGCTCTGGTGCACTTAGCCACACACAGCCCTGAACCAGCCAGAGCTGTGAGCTCAGCTCTCACGGAAAAGGAGGGCACGGCTCAGCCCTCCCAAGCCCACCACTCCTACAGATAGGGTGGTCTGGGggtaaaaactcaacaaattcaCTGCTCCAGTTTGAAAATGTAGAAGGAATGGAAATGGTCATGTCACCCAGTCCTGGCCTGGCATTTAAGGACCTGGTTTTGAATGCTGGCTTTTGCCACCAACTCTGTGGAAGCTTGGATGAGTCCCTGCCTCTCAGGCCTCTCATTCCCTGTGGAGCCCTGGTGTAGAAATTGGAGTGGGAGGTCCCAGGCTTGCTCAACTGGGATTCTTCATGGAACCTCATGGattattttctgtgtctatttcctcatttcacttagtatgatCCTAAATGCACAGGAGAAAAGTTAATACAGTAAGGCTTAATACCCTCCCAGAACATGGCTGAGAAAAGCTGCAAAGTCCTTCTGAGCATGCATACGGTCTGCAGCCCAAAATGTCCTGCAGAACCCATCCTGGCAGCTGCCTATAAGAACCCTATAGGACTCCAATAAGCCACAGGCCCCACACACCCTGAAATGAGCAGCCACATGCCAGAAAAGCCCATCGTAGCCCTACTTGGAGTATCTCACAAGGTTGAGCCCTGACTCAAGAGAGTAAAgtgcagggactcctgggtggctcagcagttgagcatctgccttgggctcacggCATGATCTCCAATCaggggattgagtctcacatcaggctccccacatggagcctgcttcccctctgcctatgtcctgcctctctgtgtctctcgtgaataaatgaataaaatcttaaaaaaaaaaaaaaaaagatagtaaagtGCAGACACTGCATGGATTTTGCGTGACATTTTATAGTTTACAGAAAGACTGCACAAACTCACTCCCCCATGCCACATAACAGCCCCGGGCAGTGGCAGGGCAGGGATTGCCAtattcattttacacatgagacaTCTATGTAATTAGCTGATTGCCCAGGTCATGCTGTTGGTCTGGGCATGAAGGCCAACCCCATCTCAACATGCCATACCATGCCCCCTGCTTGgacatctttttatgtgtgtgcCATTTTATCTGTGATACTTTAGCTTCAATAAAAATGAACCTtggaattcattcctttttttgaaattttggtaaatacatataacatgaaaaataccattttaaccattttaagcatacaattcagtagcattaaatacattcataatattGTACAGCCATCACCACGACCCATGTCCAGAACTGTTGTCATCTTACAAagctgaaactctatacccattaaaaactaactcccaaaaaaaaaaaaaataaaaaaataaaaactaactcCCCAttgttcccctcccccagcccctggcaaccattctACATTCTGTGTATGAATTCGAATACTATAAGACCATcacgtaagtggaatcatgcagtatttatctttttgtgattggcttatttcacttagcataatatgctcaagattcatccatagcAAATTGCAGAATTTCCTCCCTttataaggctgaataatattccatcatatgtatataatgcattttatttatacattcatctgtcaatggacacttgagttgtttccaactTTTAACTATGGGATGAattatgctgctatgaacatgggtgtacaaatacaTCTTTGGGTCAcagctttcaattctttggggcatatactcagaagtgggattgctggatcatggaaTTCATCCTTAATCATACATAACTAtctgttatatatatttgaaactcACCAGCAGTGATTGCCTCAACCTGCAAGTTCTCTGGGGTCATTGTTCCTTCTAACCACATGTGTGGGCCAGAGGTGCTGAAGGGAACACCTCAGTATGGAGACTGACATGCCTATGCTGTCTTAGGGATGGCCTCTGGCTCGCATACTGCTTCGGCCAGTGCCAGGTCTCAGCCGGTTGCAGCCCTGGGGCATGAGTGGAAACATCTGAGAAAGGCACTGAGACAACTGGCCAGCACACAGACAAAATCCAAGAAGGGGAAGGTTACACTCTCCACCAAAACTGTCCCCTTAGTTTCCAAGGTGATTTCTGCCTCCAATGAGGACAACACAGATCACTAAATATGTCCCCTTTGTAACAGGCATTGGGTGATGACCACATCCCCAGGGCCTGCATGGTACCATTCATGCTGTAAGGGCTACCGGGGAAATTGTggcccttctcctccttccctgaaagcttttcctcaaCACATGGGGACTCCGCAG
The Vulpes vulpes isolate BD-2025 chromosome 2, VulVul3, whole genome shotgun sequence genome window above contains:
- the TRPV1 gene encoding transient receptor potential cation channel subfamily V member 1 isoform X2; the protein is MKNWGSSDSGGSEDPPQEDSCLDPLDGDPNSRPVPAKPHIFPTAKSRSRLFGKCDSEEASMDCSYEEGQLASCPAITVSPVVMIPKHEDGPTCARQPSQDSVTTGSEKSLKLYDRRKIFEAVAQNNCEELQSLLLFLQKSKKHLMDSEFKDPETGKTCLLKAMLNLHDGQNDTIPLLLEIARQTDSLKELVNASYTDSYYKGELPLSLAACTNQLGIVKFLLQNSWQPADISARDSVGNTVLHALVEVADNTADNTKFVTSMYNEILILGAKLHPTLKLEGLTNKKGLTPLALAARSGKIGVLAYILQREIQEPECRHLSRKFTEWAYGPVHSSLYDLSCIDTCEKNSVLEVIAYSSSETPNRHDMLLVEPLNRLLQDKWDRFVKRIFYFNFFVYCLYMIIFTTAAYYRPVDGLPPYKLKHTVGDYFRVTGEILSVLGGVYFFFRGIQYFLQRRPSLKTLFVDSYSEMLFFVQSLFMLGTVVLYFCHHKEYVASMVFSLAMGWTNMLYYTRGFQQMGIYAVMIEKMILRDLCRFMFVYLVFLFGFSTAVVTLIEDGKNNSVPTESTLHRWRGPGCRPPDSSYNSLYSTCLELFKFTIGMGDLEFTENYDFKAVFIILLLAYVILTYILLLNMLIALMGETVNKIAQESKNIWKLQRAITILDTEKSFLKCMRKAFRSGKLLQVGYTPDGKDDYRWCFRVDEVNWTTWNTNVGIINEDPGNCEGIKRTLSFSLRSGRVSGRNWKNFSLVPLLRDASTRERHPAQPEEVHLRHFAGSLKPEDAEIFKDPVGLGEK
- the TRPV1 gene encoding transient receptor potential cation channel subfamily V member 1 isoform X1, coding for MKNWGSSDSGGSEDPPQEDSCLDPLDGDPNSRPVPAKPHIFPTAKSRSRLFGKCDSEEASMDCSYEEGQLASCPAITVSPVVMIPKHEDGPTCARQPSQDSVTTGSEKSLKLYDRRKIFEAVAQNNCEELQSLLLFLQKSKKHLMDSEFKDPETGKTCLLKAMLNLHDGQNDTIPLLLEIARQTDSLKELVNASYTDSYYKGQTALHIAIERRNMALVTLLVENGADVQAAANGDFFKKTKGRPGFYFGELPLSLAACTNQLGIVKFLLQNSWQPADISARDSVGNTVLHALVEVADNTADNTKFVTSMYNEILILGAKLHPTLKLEGLTNKKGLTPLALAARSGKIGVLAYILQREIQEPECRHLSRKFTEWAYGPVHSSLYDLSCIDTCEKNSVLEVIAYSSSETPNRHDMLLVEPLNRLLQDKWDRFVKRIFYFNFFVYCLYMIIFTTAAYYRPVDGLPPYKLKHTVGDYFRVTGEILSVLGGVYFFFRGIQYFLQRRPSLKTLFVDSYSEMLFFVQSLFMLGTVVLYFCHHKEYVASMVFSLAMGWTNMLYYTRGFQQMGIYAVMIEKMILRDLCRFMFVYLVFLFGFSTAVVTLIEDGKNNSVPTESTLHRWRGPGCRPPDSSYNSLYSTCLELFKFTIGMGDLEFTENYDFKAVFIILLLAYVILTYILLLNMLIALMGETVNKIAQESKNIWKLQRAITILDTEKSFLKCMRKAFRSGKLLQVGYTPDGKDDYRWCFRVDEVNWTTWNTNVGIINEDPGNCEGIKRTLSFSLRSGRVSGRNWKNFSLVPLLRDASTRERHPAQPEEVHLRHFAGSLKPEDAEIFKDPVGLGEK